A region of the Acidobacteriota bacterium genome:
GGCCTGACGGCGACCTCAACTTGCGGCAGGTCACCGTTCGCGTGATTCCGGATGTGAACGATCGCCGGACGGCCGCACCTTACGACCTCACGACGATTATTCGGGGGTTGCCGGTCGCATGCTAATCCACAAGACGCTTGGCAGCGACCGGGGCTTCACCCTGGTCGAGCTGCTGGTCGCCAGCATGGTGACGATGGTCGTGCTCGGCGGTGCCGTGGCGCTGACCTCGCAGGTGCAAGAGGGCTACCGGCGGCAGATCGAGAGTTCGGCCGCCGAGCAGGAGGGCCGCTACGCGCTCGACTGGGTCAGCCGGCTGATCCGGGCCTCGGGCAACAACCCCTACAACGTGGCGATCACCGACTGCCCGTCGGCCGCCACCCCGTTTGCCGCCATCGTCTTCGATCCCGACGGCGATGACATCGACAACGACATCCGGCTGCAGACCGACTCGAACCCGCCCGACGGCCTGCTCGGCGGTGTGGCCGGCGGCTGCTCGCAGGCCAACGAGGACGTGACCGTCTCGTTCGACCCCGACACCAACAGCATCACGTTCCTCGACAACAACCTCGGCGGCACGGCCACCATCCGCACCGACGCGGTGATCGACGATCTCCGCTTCATTTATCGCGACGCGGCGCGCGCCGTCACGACCAATCCGTTGAACGTTGTCTATGTCGAGACGCAGGTGACGGTTCGCTCGCGGACGATCAACGCCGTTACCGGCGAGCCCGTCACCCGCGTGCTCAGCCAGGAAGTGCGCATTCGCGGACGAAACTACTGATGAAGGCAGCAGTGAGGCACCCTATGACAACGCCACCATCCGTCAACGCAGTTCGCTCGGAGAAAGGCGTCGCGCTGGTCATCGTCCTGCTGCTGCTGGCGGTAATGATGGGCCTGACGACCGGAATGACCCTGAGCGGCCAGACCGACATCGCCATGGCCTCGAACGAGCTCAACTATGCGGGGGCGCGCGCCGCCGCCGAGGCGGGGTTGAACCGGGCCATCGAGCAGATCATCGCCGACACGTCGACCAACTTGCTGGCCGGCGCCGACGGGGAGGTCGATGCCGGCAACCCGTTGGCGGCCGCCAACGCCGATAACGGCCGCATCCCGGGGATCGGCAACGGCCCGTTCACGATCGGCGATCGATTCGCCTACACACTGCAGATTCTCGACGATGACGATCCCTCGCTGTACCCGACAGCGCTGGCGGAGGCGCAGCTGACCCAGATGGCCGAGGACGGCAGCCCCTATACAAGCCTGAACGATCGCCTGATTCTCCGGGCGATTGGCACGGGACCGCGAGGCACGACCGTCAGCATCATGCGCGTGTTGCAGTCGGTTGCCACTGGGGCCATCCCGCCGACCAGCACCACGATCTTGTCGAATCCCGCGATCCTGGTGGGCGGCAGCTTGGACATCAACGGCAATATCACCGTGGGCGGCACTGAGGGCAACATTCATACGAACGGCAACGTCACTGGTGGCGGGTCCGAGGACATCAGTGGTGACATCACGGCTACTGGCACGGTCGCTGATGGCCTGGACCCGGCTGGCCTGAAGGCGGGCGGCATGCCGCCGATCACCATTCCGGAGATCAAGGCGGAAGATTACCGGAACCTCGCTGACTGGATCCTCACCAGTACCGGAGAACGTCGGCGAGCCAGCGACAACGCGCTCTGCGGCGGCGCCGGACCGGTGTGCCCCACGGGATGGAGCTTCTCGGGTGGCGCGTGGAGTTCCTCGGGCGCCATGCCGAGCGCCGCGACCTATTACGTCGAGGGCCCGGTCTCGGTCCACGGCACCGGCAAGTCCGTGCTCACCTCGGTGTCGATCATCGCCGAGGGTTCCATCACGATTACCGGCAACGGCAAGTTTCGCCCAGAGAATTCCGCGAAGATCCAGTTCGTGACCAACGGCGACTTCGAACTGGGCGGCACCGTGGACGCGGACGACTCGGTGGACCTTGACGGCCAGATCATGGTCCGCGAGCAGATGAGGATCTACGGCAACTCCGAGTTCCAGGGCCGCGTGATGGTCGAGAACCGCGATGGTACTACCAACGCCTACGACGCGTCGACGAACCCGCACGGTCGCCGTGGCGCATCGACGACCGACGCAAACACCCTGGCCGGCAACATGCGGGTGACCTATAACGGCAACCTCGGCGACATCGTCACAACCGTCGAGACGCCGGGCTCGGATCCGACCTTTACCAACAACATCTCGGGGTGGATCGAGCAGTGATCGACCGGCGCCGCAGCGTGGTCGCGGCCATGTGCATTGGCATGGCGTTCGCGCTACCGGTTTCGGCGCAGTCGCTGGCGGATGTCGCCCGGCAGGAAGTCGCGCGACGCGAGTCGGCGAAGCCGGCGGCGAAGGCGTTCACCAACGCCGACTTGAAAATCGATCCGTTGAGCACTCCGGCCGCGGTTTCTGAAGGGAGTGCTGCGGAACCGGGCGGCTACATGAGCATCAGCGCCGGCCGCTACGTCACGGCCGCGGAGATCATTGTCAACAGCGCCGCCAACCACGTCACCGGCGAAAAGGCCTTGCAGGAGCCGGACTGGCGCCAGCAGGCCGACACTCTTCGCGGGCAGTTAATGAAAGCTC
Encoded here:
- a CDS encoding prepilin-type N-terminal cleavage/methylation domain-containing protein, yielding MLIHKTLGSDRGFTLVELLVASMVTMVVLGGAVALTSQVQEGYRRQIESSAAEQEGRYALDWVSRLIRASGNNPYNVAITDCPSAATPFAAIVFDPDGDDIDNDIRLQTDSNPPDGLLGGVAGGCSQANEDVTVSFDPDTNSITFLDNNLGGTATIRTDAVIDDLRFIYRDAARAVTTNPLNVVYVETQVTVRSRTINAVTGEPVTRVLSQEVRIRGRNY